A single genomic interval of Bradyrhizobium sp. sBnM-33 harbors:
- a CDS encoding D-alanine--D-alanine ligase, with amino-acid sequence MRTTILFGGTNKERLVSVASAQALHRALPEADLWFWHVADTVHEVSSKELLEHSRPFEDEFTPSSRGIALEAALDRAKAEDRVLVLGLHGGRAENGELQAMCEMRGIPFTGSGSASSNLAFDKVAAKRFVAIAGVPAPAGIALENIDAAFGEYGRLIAKPARDGSSYGLIFVNAKQDLVAVRNAAKTEDYLIEPFIAGVEATCGVLEQSDGTLMSLPPIEIVPGEGTFDYTAKYLLKSTQEICPGRFSPEITAQLQDQALRAHKALSCTGYSRTDFIVSANGPVYLETNTLPGLTAASLYPKALKAQGIEFPDFLRDQIALAERRSRERA; translated from the coding sequence ATGCGAACGACCATTCTCTTTGGCGGCACCAATAAAGAGCGCCTGGTTTCGGTGGCGAGCGCGCAGGCGTTGCACCGCGCGTTGCCGGAAGCCGATCTCTGGTTCTGGCATGTGGCGGACACCGTTCATGAGGTCAGTTCAAAGGAGCTGCTTGAGCATTCGCGTCCCTTTGAGGATGAATTCACACCGAGCAGTCGCGGCATTGCGCTGGAAGCCGCGCTCGACAGAGCGAAAGCCGAGGACCGTGTGCTGGTGCTCGGGCTGCACGGCGGCCGTGCCGAGAATGGCGAACTGCAGGCGATGTGCGAAATGCGCGGCATTCCCTTCACCGGGTCCGGCTCGGCATCGTCGAACCTCGCCTTCGACAAGGTCGCCGCCAAACGGTTTGTGGCGATTGCCGGCGTCCCCGCGCCGGCAGGCATCGCCCTGGAAAACATCGACGCAGCGTTTGGCGAATACGGAAGGCTGATCGCAAAGCCGGCGCGGGACGGATCGAGCTACGGCCTGATCTTCGTCAACGCCAAGCAGGACCTCGTCGCGGTCCGCAACGCCGCCAAGACCGAAGACTATCTGATCGAGCCCTTCATCGCGGGTGTGGAAGCAACCTGCGGCGTGCTGGAGCAATCGGATGGCACGTTGATGTCGCTGCCGCCGATCGAGATTGTCCCGGGGGAGGGCACCTTCGACTACACGGCCAAATATCTGCTCAAATCGACTCAGGAGATCTGCCCTGGGCGCTTTTCTCCGGAAATCACTGCGCAACTGCAGGATCAGGCGTTGCGGGCGCACAAAGCGCTCTCCTGCACCGGCTATTCCCGGACGGACTTCATCGTCTCGGCGAACGGACCGGTTTACCTTGAAACCAATACCTTGCCGGGCCTGACCGCGGCCTCGCTCTACCCGAAGGCGCTCAAGGCCCAGGGGATCGAGTTCCCGGATTTCCTGCGTGACCAGATCGCCCTGGCCGAACGGCGCAGCCGGGAGCGGGCTTGA
- the ftsA gene encoding cell division protein FtsA, with protein MTGLDRNQTPKTRPVDHKRTALVASLDVGTSKIACMIARLKPSPPSDALRGRTHAVELIGYSQIQSRGVKAGAVVDLAECEQAVRQAVALAERMAKVRVESILLSVSGGRLQGQLVEAAADIRGGSVTSDDVTRVTSTGMRHATGEGRTVLHALPVGYALDGVKGIRDPRGMVARQFGVDMQVVTADATVARNLMLVVERCHLNVEAMAASPYVAGLSVLTDDEADLGAAVVEMGAGSTTIATYSGGRFVHASGFALGGQHVTMDLARGVGACIADAERIKTLYGTVLTGGSDARELMSVPTAGEEHDAPQIVSRATIANIVRHRAEEIFEMVRDRLADSPFAAEPRARVVLSGGASQLTGTVELATRILNRPVRIGRPLGFGRLPNEAKSASFAVPTGLLVYPQYAHLEHVEPRHTRQLKTGTDGYFGKVGRWLREGF; from the coding sequence ATGACCGGCCTCGATCGCAACCAGACCCCGAAGACACGGCCCGTCGACCACAAGCGTACGGCGCTGGTGGCCTCGCTCGATGTCGGCACCAGCAAGATCGCCTGCATGATCGCGCGGCTGAAGCCGTCGCCACCGAGCGACGCGCTGCGCGGTCGCACCCATGCGGTCGAACTGATCGGCTATAGCCAGATCCAGTCGCGCGGCGTCAAGGCGGGCGCCGTGGTCGATCTCGCCGAGTGCGAGCAGGCGGTGCGGCAGGCGGTGGCGCTGGCCGAGCGCATGGCCAAGGTCCGCGTTGAATCAATATTGCTGTCGGTTTCCGGCGGCCGGTTGCAGGGGCAGCTCGTCGAGGCGGCCGCCGATATCAGAGGCGGCTCGGTCACCTCTGATGACGTCACCCGGGTGACCTCCACCGGTATGCGTCATGCCACCGGCGAAGGCCGCACCGTGCTGCACGCGCTCCCCGTTGGTTACGCGCTGGACGGCGTCAAGGGCATCCGCGACCCCCGCGGCATGGTCGCGCGGCAGTTCGGCGTCGACATGCAGGTGGTGACGGCCGATGCCACCGTCGCGCGCAACCTGATGCTGGTGGTCGAGCGCTGCCATCTCAACGTCGAGGCCATGGCGGCGAGTCCTTATGTCGCAGGCCTGTCCGTGTTGACCGACGACGAGGCCGATCTCGGCGCCGCCGTGGTCGAAATGGGGGCCGGATCGACCACGATTGCGACTTATTCCGGCGGCCGCTTCGTGCACGCGAGCGGATTTGCGCTCGGCGGCCAGCACGTCACGATGGATCTTGCACGCGGCGTCGGCGCATGCATTGCGGATGCCGAGCGAATCAAGACGTTATATGGCACCGTGCTGACCGGCGGGTCCGACGCGCGCGAGCTGATGTCTGTACCGACTGCGGGCGAGGAACACGATGCTCCGCAGATCGTCTCGCGCGCCACGATTGCCAACATCGTCCGGCATCGCGCCGAGGAGATTTTTGAAATGGTCCGTGACCGGCTCGCGGATTCCCCCTTTGCGGCAGAGCCGAGGGCGCGGGTTGTGTTGAGCGGCGGCGCTTCTCAGCTCACCGGCACCGTCGAACTCGCCACGCGCATTCTCAACCGGCCGGTCCGGATCGGCCGTCCGCTCGGTTTCGGCCGGCTGCCTAACGAGGCCAAGAGCGCTTCGTTCGCGGTTCCCACCGGCCTCCTGGTCTATCCGCAATACGCTCATCTTGAACAC
- the murB gene encoding UDP-N-acetylmuramate dehydrogenase: MTFPDITPDLKAAMPDLRGRLLANQSLAELTWFRVGGPAQVLFTPADEDDLAYFLRLLPKELPVYVVGVGSNLIVRDGGMPGVVIRLSPRAFGETSASGDTVTAGTAALDKRVAETAAAAGIGGVEFFFGIPGSIGGALRMNAGANGSETKDVLVEATGIGRDGTKHVFSNADMKFVYRNSGVDPSIIFTSARFRGQITDAETIRARMSEVQTHRETAQPIREKTGGSTFKNPPGNSAWKLIDAAGCRGLRVGGAEVSEMHCNFLINTGNATGHDIETLGEIVRERVKANSGIELHWEIKRIGISA; this comes from the coding sequence ATGACCTTTCCCGACATCACGCCCGATCTGAAAGCCGCGATGCCGGACTTGCGCGGGCGCCTCCTGGCGAACCAGTCGCTCGCCGAGTTGACCTGGTTTCGCGTCGGCGGCCCGGCGCAGGTGCTGTTCACGCCGGCGGATGAAGACGATCTCGCTTACTTCTTAAGGCTGCTTCCAAAGGAGCTGCCGGTTTATGTCGTCGGCGTCGGCTCCAATTTGATCGTGCGCGACGGCGGTATGCCGGGCGTGGTGATCCGACTGTCGCCGCGGGCGTTTGGCGAGACTTCGGCTTCAGGTGACACTGTCACTGCCGGCACGGCCGCGCTCGACAAGCGCGTGGCGGAAACGGCGGCGGCGGCCGGCATCGGCGGCGTGGAATTCTTCTTCGGGATTCCCGGCAGCATCGGTGGCGCCCTGCGGATGAATGCCGGCGCCAATGGAAGCGAGACCAAGGACGTGCTGGTCGAGGCGACCGGCATCGGCCGTGACGGTACGAAGCATGTCTTCTCCAATGCCGACATGAAGTTCGTCTACCGCAACAGCGGCGTCGATCCCTCAATCATCTTCACCTCCGCGCGGTTTCGCGGGCAGATCACGGACGCCGAAACCATTCGCGCGCGGATGAGCGAGGTGCAGACCCATCGCGAAACCGCGCAGCCGATTCGCGAAAAGACCGGTGGCTCCACCTTCAAGAATCCGCCCGGCAACAGCGCCTGGAAACTGATCGACGCCGCCGGCTGCCGCGGGCTTCGCGTCGGCGGCGCGGAGGTCTCGGAAATGCACTGCAATTTCCTCATCAACACCGGCAACGCCACCGGGCATGATATTGAAACGCTGGGCGAAATCGTGCGCGAGCGGGTTAAAGCGAATTCTGGGATAGAGCTACATTGGGAAATCAAGCGGATCGGAATTTCCGCATAG
- a CDS encoding cell division protein FtsQ/DivIB → MDGAGRLTRSLRSVGPQADLKAAAIGAVVLLRERLGRRARVPAKPTIDREPSNRLVLLVERYLPNRTGIALTVLILLGSAGLGIVKGGHVDEFTAALSDARNTLANSAGFRITTVVINGRKHLSQDEVLAIGGVNGRSSLLFLDAATVRDRLKANPWISDATILKLYPGQLQVDIVERTAFALWQQDGRLSVISEDGAVLEPYVSRRFATLPLVVGKGADVRARDFLALLDRYPQVRSVTKAAILVGERRWNLRLKDGLDVRLPENDVGNALAMLSKLDKEDRLFSRDIVAVDMRLPDRLTVQLSEDAAKAREELFKDKKTKKKAGDSA, encoded by the coding sequence ATGGATGGTGCAGGACGCCTCACGCGGTCGCTGAGATCGGTGGGGCCCCAGGCTGACCTGAAAGCAGCCGCTATTGGAGCGGTCGTGCTGCTGCGCGAGCGGCTGGGCCGTCGCGCTCGCGTCCCGGCGAAGCCCACGATCGATCGCGAGCCGTCGAATCGCCTGGTCCTTCTGGTCGAACGCTATCTGCCGAACCGTACCGGCATTGCCTTGACCGTGCTGATACTGCTCGGCAGCGCCGGTCTTGGTATCGTCAAGGGCGGTCACGTCGACGAATTCACGGCGGCGCTCAGCGACGCCCGCAACACGCTGGCCAATTCGGCCGGGTTCCGCATCACGACCGTCGTCATCAACGGCCGCAAGCACTTGAGCCAGGACGAGGTGCTCGCGATCGGCGGCGTCAACGGGCGCTCCTCACTGTTGTTTCTCGATGCGGCCACCGTGCGCGACAGGCTCAAGGCCAACCCATGGATTTCAGACGCGACCATCCTGAAGCTTTATCCCGGCCAGTTGCAGGTCGACATCGTCGAGCGCACGGCGTTTGCGCTGTGGCAGCAGGACGGCCGGCTGTCCGTAATCTCCGAGGACGGCGCGGTGCTGGAGCCCTATGTGTCGCGCCGCTTCGCGACGCTGCCGCTGGTGGTGGGCAAGGGTGCCGATGTCAGGGCCCGTGATTTCCTCGCGCTGCTCGACCGCTATCCGCAGGTCCGCTCGGTAACCAAGGCCGCAATCCTGGTCGGCGAACGGCGCTGGAATTTGCGGCTGAAGGACGGCCTCGACGTTCGCCTGCCGGAGAACGACGTCGGCAACGCGCTAGCGATGTTGAGCAAGCTCGACAAGGAAGACCGGCTGTTCTCGCGCGACATCGTCGCCGTCGACATGCGCCTGCCGGACCGGCTGACGGTGCAATTGTCGGAAGACGCGGCCAAGGCCCGCGAAGAACTGTTCAAGGACAAGAAGACCAAGAAGAAGGCCGGTGATTCAGCATGA